In one Rhodospirillaceae bacterium genomic region, the following are encoded:
- a CDS encoding cation/H(+) antiporter, protein MEAAAHSNLTGIAVVALAALLCGLGLERLRQPAIVGYILAGVLLGPSAFAVVHDRGDIDVLAELGVLMLLFVIGMELSLRAFRRVWKLAVLTTLIQIGVSTSVMVLAAKVAGFSVEVSVVLGFVVALSSTAVAIKVLEDIGELRTRAGRITVSVLIAQDLAVVPMMLGLGALAEGSFDWLVLIKLGGSVVFL, encoded by the coding sequence ATGGAGGCAGCGGCACATTCTAACCTGACCGGCATCGCCGTTGTGGCTTTGGCTGCGTTGTTGTGTGGATTAGGGCTGGAACGCCTGCGCCAGCCCGCCATTGTTGGCTATATTTTGGCGGGGGTCCTCTTAGGCCCCTCAGCGTTTGCCGTAGTTCATGATCGCGGCGATATTGACGTTCTGGCGGAACTCGGCGTGTTGATGCTGCTGTTTGTGATCGGCATGGAATTGTCGCTGCGGGCCTTTCGCCGGGTGTGGAAGCTCGCTGTCCTAACCACCTTAATTCAAATCGGTGTCAGTACATCTGTGATGGTCTTGGCCGCCAAGGTCGCAGGATTTTCTGTGGAGGTGTCAGTCGTTTTGGGATTCGTGGTGGCATTGTCGAGCACCGCTGTCGCGATCAAAGTTCTCGAAGATATTGGCGAACTCCGTACCCGTGCAGGCCGCATTACCGTGAGCGTACTCATCGCACAGGATTTGGCTGTGGTACCAATGATGCTTGGTCTTGGGGCGTTGGCGGAAGGAAGTTTTGACTGGTTGGTGTTGATTAAATTAGGCGGTTCGGTGGTCTTCCT